A genomic region of Candidatus Cloacimonadota bacterium contains the following coding sequences:
- the guaD gene encoding guanine deaminase: MRRIIKGKILSPISPERVLYLDPGYLVLTEDGMIEQVANDIPHKQHKRDYLIDLSEKLIIPGFVDIHNHLPQFTLSGLYRGTLLEWLDNIIFPSEERFSSQEIAESYAEKFFQELLRMGTTTTSSYVTVHKKATDIAFQKAEKSGIRAFLGNVLMDRDVPEYLRKDTNYLLKDSKDLIEKWNGADAGRLHYVLTPRYVPSCTLDLLNGIGKIAEEYNVHIQSHLAESTSEIATVMRMYPDFENYTDIYLKTGLLTEKTIMAHCIYLEEDEVKVLERTGTKIAHCPSSNIFLQSGIMPYRRLEENDIHIGLGTDVGAGYSLSMYSEMRVAIESSKSISFLYPDQEYKPLSSIEAFYLATLGGAKALCLENEIGSFEAGKSADFTVLDVNRLNICDESFFQNPEDLLSKLIYGNGEDYVEEVYIRGKRVFRK, translated from the coding sequence ATGAGAAGGATAATTAAAGGGAAAATCCTATCACCAATCTCACCGGAGAGAGTGTTGTATCTCGATCCAGGTTATCTTGTCCTTACCGAAGACGGTATGATCGAACAAGTCGCTAACGATATTCCACACAAGCAACATAAGAGAGATTATCTCATCGACCTTTCAGAAAAACTCATCATTCCCGGATTTGTTGATATCCATAATCATCTCCCTCAATTTACGCTTAGTGGTCTTTACAGAGGAACATTACTCGAGTGGCTGGATAATATAATATTTCCATCAGAAGAACGATTCTCATCACAAGAAATTGCAGAGAGCTATGCAGAAAAATTTTTCCAGGAACTTTTACGCATGGGAACTACGACAACAAGTTCCTATGTGACGGTCCATAAAAAAGCAACAGACATAGCATTTCAAAAAGCTGAGAAGTCAGGTATTCGTGCCTTTCTTGGGAATGTACTTATGGATCGTGATGTGCCGGAATATCTCAGGAAAGATACAAATTATTTGTTGAAAGATTCAAAAGATCTTATTGAAAAATGGAATGGGGCTGATGCAGGACGATTGCATTATGTGCTCACACCCCGCTATGTGCCTTCCTGCACGCTGGATCTATTGAACGGGATAGGAAAAATTGCCGAAGAATATAACGTTCATATCCAATCACATCTTGCAGAAAGCACCTCTGAAATAGCCACTGTCATGAGAATGTATCCGGACTTTGAGAACTATACGGATATATATCTGAAAACAGGTCTTCTCACAGAAAAAACGATCATGGCACACTGTATTTATCTGGAAGAAGATGAGGTGAAGGTTTTAGAAAGGACAGGCACAAAGATCGCGCATTGCCCCTCATCGAATATATTCCTGCAAAGTGGCATTATGCCCTATCGCAGATTGGAAGAAAACGATATTCACATCGGACTTGGCACGGATGTGGGTGCCGGATACAGCCTTTCTATGTATTCGGAAATGCGAGTAGCGATCGAGTCATCCAAGTCAATATCCTTCCTGTATCCAGACCAGGAATATAAACCGCTTTCATCAATCGAAGCGTTTTATCTTGCAACACTCGGTGGTGCAAAAGCTCTTTGCCTGGAAAATGAGATCGGCAGTTTCGAGGCAGGAAAGAGTGCTGATTTTACTGTCTTGGATGTTAATAGGCTGAACATCTGTGATGAAAGTTTTTTCCAGAATCCAGAAGACCTTTTATCAAAACTCATATACGGCAATGGGGAGGATTATGTTGAGGAAGTTTATATAAGAGGGAAACGGGTATTTAGAAAATAA
- a CDS encoding TolC family protein produces MKKFLFISLCLTFFMTSLYALQIELSLEAAVDSALVNNQKIKQQEEVVRQKEYLNRAAIGNFLPSLDLFAGYTYLSDNPLFDTEKIKESIDDMFGDYGAVMARQLGLSPGTQQEIHDIIVSGLGTLPAYKLEIDQQQYKNANLVLTQPIFLGGEIWAGKKFAQAQLDFANETLYKTRNEIIQNTTQQYLSVILLQRVVALRKNALSGIKKHEDQAERAIETGIIAPPEIIRAQVAVANAERNLQDAQNELALAKSAFRATLSLPAYTALHLTDSLYFHDMQLDLTETKELALAQNSILREIDHKQKMADQAFAVKRAKFLPQIVAMGEYNLIREDYPIILPRYSLGVQLELNLFHGMKKVNELKSAKHLIREVQVAKKYAEDEIMLLAEDLFYKTENNKTRFLKLKPTVELAKKNLEINETRFREGLGKSIDVIDAQLLYQAASIERLLSLYDYYSSLTQLFLVIGEPQKIISLFEE; encoded by the coding sequence ATGAAAAAATTTTTATTCATTTCCCTTTGTTTAACGTTTTTCATGACCTCTCTTTATGCCCTACAGATCGAACTGAGTTTAGAAGCTGCTGTTGACAGTGCACTTGTCAATAACCAGAAAATAAAGCAACAGGAAGAAGTCGTTCGTCAGAAAGAGTATCTGAACAGAGCAGCAATTGGTAATTTTCTCCCGTCATTAGATCTCTTTGCTGGATACACCTACCTGAGTGATAATCCGCTATTTGATACAGAAAAGATCAAAGAATCGATCGATGACATGTTTGGTGATTACGGAGCTGTGATGGCACGTCAGCTCGGACTCTCGCCCGGAACACAACAAGAAATACATGATATTATCGTTTCTGGGCTGGGTACACTCCCTGCATACAAGCTTGAAATCGACCAACAACAATACAAAAACGCTAACCTTGTTCTCACCCAGCCAATTTTTCTTGGGGGAGAAATCTGGGCTGGAAAGAAATTCGCACAAGCCCAACTCGATTTTGCAAATGAAACACTCTATAAGACCAGGAATGAAATCATACAAAACACAACCCAACAATATCTCTCTGTAATACTCCTACAACGAGTGGTCGCATTGAGAAAAAATGCTTTATCCGGCATAAAAAAACACGAAGACCAAGCAGAACGGGCGATCGAAACGGGCATCATAGCTCCACCTGAAATTATCAGGGCTCAGGTTGCCGTTGCAAATGCGGAAAGAAATCTCCAGGATGCTCAGAACGAACTTGCCCTTGCTAAATCTGCTTTTCGTGCCACGCTAAGTTTACCTGCTTATACTGCTCTACACCTGACCGACTCTCTTTACTTCCATGATATGCAGCTGGATCTTACTGAAACAAAAGAACTTGCACTTGCCCAGAACTCTATCCTCAGAGAAATCGACCACAAGCAGAAGATGGCAGATCAGGCATTTGCGGTAAAACGAGCAAAATTCCTGCCGCAGATCGTAGCGATGGGAGAGTACAATTTAATCCGGGAAGATTATCCCATCATCCTTCCCCGTTACTCGCTTGGGGTTCAGCTTGAACTCAATCTCTTTCACGGCATGAAGAAAGTAAACGAATTAAAATCTGCAAAACATCTTATCCGCGAAGTGCAGGTTGCCAAGAAGTATGCTGAGGACGAGATCATGCTTCTTGCAGAAGATCTTTTCTATAAAACTGAAAATAATAAAACACGTTTTCTCAAGCTGAAACCGACAGTCGAACTTGCAAAGAAAAACCTGGAAATCAACGAAACCCGATTTCGCGAAGGGCTCGGGAAATCGATCGATGTCATCGATGCTCAACTTCTGTATCAGGCAGCCTCTATCGAACGCCTGCTCTCTTTGTACGACTATTACTCATCTCTGACACAGCTTTTCCTTGTTATTGGAGAGCCCCAAAAAATCATTTCATTGTTTGAAGAATAA
- the eno gene encoding phosphopyruvate hydratase yields the protein MSLIDGIFAREILDSRGNPTVEVDVMLESGFWGRAAVPSGASTGEYEAVELRDEDNDRYNGRGVLVAVKNINEILAPEILGMESDQQVQIDEVMCDMDRTPNKSKLGANAVLGVSMAVARATALELEIPLYRYLGGVNAKTLPVPMLNVLNGGKHADNNVDIQEFMIVPFGAENFSQALQMATETFHALKTILKNGGYNTAVGDEGGFAPNLGSNEDALKFILRAIETAGYRPGEDIAIALDSAASSFYQSGKYVFNTGKTEKLTSTELIDIYKEWAQKYPIISLEDGLDENDWKGWKLLTDELGSKIQIVGDDLFVTNIERLNQGITSGVANSILIKLNQIGTVTETLDTIEKAHKAGYTTVISHRSGETCDTFIADLAVAVNSGQIKTGSTCRSERIAKYNQLLRIEGELGKAARFPGKSIFQR from the coding sequence ATGTCTCTAATTGATGGAATTTTTGCCCGTGAGATTTTAGATTCCCGCGGGAATCCAACCGTCGAAGTTGATGTTATGCTCGAATCTGGATTCTGGGGCCGGGCAGCTGTTCCTTCCGGAGCATCAACCGGCGAATATGAAGCAGTCGAACTGCGCGATGAAGATAACGACAGATACAACGGACGAGGTGTACTTGTAGCCGTTAAAAATATAAATGAGATTCTTGCACCAGAAATACTTGGAATGGAAAGCGATCAACAGGTTCAGATAGACGAAGTTATGTGCGACATGGATAGAACCCCGAATAAGAGCAAGCTTGGAGCAAATGCTGTACTCGGTGTTTCCATGGCTGTTGCACGAGCGACAGCACTGGAATTGGAAATTCCTCTTTATCGCTACCTCGGCGGAGTCAATGCTAAGACACTCCCCGTACCCATGCTGAACGTGCTCAATGGCGGCAAACATGCAGATAATAATGTTGATATTCAGGAATTCATGATCGTTCCATTTGGTGCCGAAAATTTCTCACAAGCATTGCAAATGGCAACAGAAACCTTTCATGCGCTTAAGACGATCTTGAAAAATGGCGGATATAACACCGCTGTTGGTGATGAAGGCGGGTTTGCACCAAATCTTGGTTCAAACGAAGATGCTCTTAAATTCATTCTTCGGGCAATCGAAACCGCCGGATATAGACCCGGTGAAGATATTGCTATTGCCCTCGACTCTGCGGCATCATCATTTTACCAGTCTGGTAAATATGTGTTCAATACAGGGAAAACAGAAAAACTAACCAGCACCGAGCTTATTGATATATATAAAGAATGGGCACAAAAGTATCCCATTATCTCACTCGAAGACGGACTTGATGAGAATGACTGGAAGGGCTGGAAGTTACTTACCGATGAGCTTGGTTCTAAAATCCAAATCGTTGGCGACGATCTGTTCGTTACAAATATCGAACGGCTCAACCAGGGTATAACATCTGGCGTTGCCAACTCTATTCTGATCAAACTCAACCAGATCGGTACGGTCACAGAAACCCTCGACACGATTGAAAAAGCGCATAAAGCAGGTTATACTACCGTCATTTCACACCGCTCTGGTGAAACGTGCGATACCTTCATAGCCGATCTTGCAGTAGCAGTGAACAGCGGACAGATCAAGACCGGTTCTACATGCAGATCGGAACGAATTGCAAAATACAATCAACTTCTTCGTATTGAAGGTGAGCTTGGCAAGGCTGCGCGATTTCCCGGTAAAAGCATCTTTCAAAGATAA
- a CDS encoding isoleucine--tRNA ligase encodes MFKKIDVKAKPAEFEKPLREYWNKHNIPRKSEDFREGAPKFVFYEGPPTANGMPGIHHAISRTLKDVVCRYKTMKGFQVRRKAGWDTHGLPVEIEVQKQLGFSVKKEIEEYGIEKFNKKCRESVFTYEKEWREMTNLLGYWLDLDDPYITLKNDYIETVWWILNQYWKKDMIYVDKKIVPFCPSCGTPLSDHEVAQGYREVEDPSVYVRFKAKDEENTSFLAWTTTPWTLISNVALVVHPDYDYVKVKTGDEYLILAKARLDVLREEYEIVETYKGKDLEYKEYEQLFPFIKPEEKAFYVALGDYVTLEDGTGIVHTAPAFGEEDFSIGKEYDLPFMRPVDEEGKFTEEITNWAGIFIKDADKDIIKYMNMNGMLYFRAQMKHTYPFCWRCDSPLIYFARKSWYIRTTAYNDKMIENNKKINWYPPYVGEGRFGDWLINNIDWAISRDRYWGTPLNIWLCQNCGHQDSPDSIKELCEKGNLADGSPVPEDIELHRPYVDDVVFTCPKCGGVMKRTPEVIDCWFDSGSMPFGQWHYPFEKEDIFDTELFPADFIAEGIDQTRGWFYTMLAIATFIKGESSYKSCLVNELVLDKHGKKMSKSKGNAVDVFKILEKYGADATRWYMLSVSPPWIPTRFDEEGVLEVNNKFIGTLKNVASFFATYGNIDKFDYHEYSIAPADRPELDRWIISRLNSVIKKVNDFNEKYDLTRAVRLLQAFVINDVSNWYVRRIRKRVWASGMEDDKVSAYMTLYEVLLAISKLCAPYAPYISEEIYRSLTGKESVHLEDYPVAEEEMILPELEKEMQNVIDIVSLARAARNEVQIKIRQPLRTLYVPASLQDVVQRMEALIIEEINVHDIECVEDTSCFMDYSVKPDYKVLGPLYGKHMSHIAQALKNMDANHLIAVLNKEGVYHLDIDTNEIKLTKESLQIETQNKEGYVYGEEGDVFVALNTRIDQELLLEGNARELVNKIQFMRKKEDFDIMDRIKISFYTESGDVKETFEKFASYIKKETLAKEIIEIESPEGMKNWNVNDNEVFLSVKTVS; translated from the coding sequence ATGTTCAAAAAGATCGATGTCAAAGCAAAGCCTGCTGAGTTTGAAAAGCCACTACGAGAGTATTGGAACAAACATAATATTCCTCGAAAAAGCGAGGATTTCCGCGAAGGTGCACCAAAGTTTGTTTTTTATGAAGGACCTCCAACCGCGAATGGCATGCCCGGCATTCATCATGCGATAAGCAGAACCCTCAAAGATGTTGTTTGCCGATATAAAACCATGAAGGGATTCCAGGTTCGCAGAAAAGCCGGTTGGGATACTCACGGACTGCCAGTTGAGATCGAGGTGCAGAAACAACTTGGTTTTTCGGTCAAGAAAGAGATCGAGGAATACGGTATCGAGAAATTCAATAAGAAATGCCGAGAGTCTGTCTTTACGTATGAGAAAGAATGGCGTGAGATGACGAATCTACTCGGTTACTGGCTCGATCTTGATGATCCTTATATCACACTGAAAAATGATTACATCGAAACCGTGTGGTGGATTCTCAATCAATACTGGAAAAAGGATATGATTTATGTCGATAAAAAGATCGTTCCTTTCTGTCCAAGCTGTGGCACCCCGCTTTCCGATCATGAAGTAGCTCAAGGCTATAGGGAAGTTGAAGATCCCTCTGTGTACGTTCGGTTCAAAGCAAAAGATGAGGAAAACACCTCTTTCCTTGCATGGACAACGACCCCCTGGACACTTATTTCTAACGTTGCCCTTGTCGTTCATCCTGATTATGACTATGTGAAAGTGAAAACTGGTGATGAATATCTTATACTTGCAAAAGCCAGATTAGATGTACTCCGCGAGGAATATGAAATTGTAGAAACCTATAAAGGCAAAGACCTTGAATATAAAGAATATGAACAGCTCTTTCCATTTATAAAACCCGAGGAAAAAGCATTTTATGTAGCACTCGGAGATTATGTTACGCTAGAGGACGGAACGGGAATTGTTCATACCGCACCTGCATTTGGTGAAGAGGACTTTTCAATCGGTAAGGAATATGACCTTCCATTCATGCGACCAGTAGATGAAGAAGGAAAATTCACAGAAGAGATCACGAATTGGGCTGGCATTTTCATCAAAGATGCAGATAAAGATATTATAAAATACATGAACATGAACGGAATGCTTTATTTCCGTGCACAAATGAAACATACCTATCCATTCTGCTGGCGCTGCGACAGCCCTCTTATCTATTTTGCTCGTAAATCATGGTATATCAGAACAACTGCTTATAATGATAAGATGATCGAGAACAATAAAAAGATCAACTGGTATCCTCCATATGTTGGAGAGGGACGATTCGGAGACTGGCTTATAAATAACATCGATTGGGCTATCAGCCGCGACCGCTACTGGGGTACACCTCTTAACATCTGGCTGTGTCAGAACTGCGGACATCAAGATTCTCCGGATTCAATAAAAGAGTTGTGTGAAAAAGGAAACCTGGCTGATGGAAGTCCAGTTCCAGAGGATATCGAATTGCATAGACCCTATGTGGATGATGTCGTCTTTACGTGCCCAAAGTGCGGCGGCGTTATGAAAAGGACTCCAGAGGTCATCGATTGCTGGTTCGACTCCGGCTCAATGCCTTTCGGACAGTGGCACTATCCATTTGAAAAGGAAGACATCTTCGATACCGAACTTTTCCCCGCAGATTTCATCGCAGAAGGGATCGACCAGACTAGAGGATGGTTCTATACCATGTTGGCAATCGCGACCTTTATAAAAGGAGAATCATCCTATAAAAGTTGTCTTGTGAACGAACTGGTTCTTGATAAACATGGAAAGAAGATGAGCAAGTCCAAAGGAAATGCTGTGGATGTCTTTAAGATACTGGAAAAATACGGCGCAGACGCTACACGTTGGTACATGCTCTCGGTTAGTCCCCCGTGGATTCCTACGCGCTTCGATGAAGAAGGAGTTCTTGAAGTAAATAATAAATTTATCGGCACATTGAAAAACGTAGCATCGTTCTTTGCGACCTATGGAAATATCGATAAGTTTGATTATCATGAATATTCTATTGCACCTGCAGATCGTCCCGAACTCGATCGATGGATCATATCTCGACTGAACTCGGTTATCAAAAAGGTTAATGATTTCAATGAAAAGTATGATCTTACCAGAGCAGTTCGACTTCTTCAGGCATTTGTTATCAATGATGTGAGTAACTGGTATGTAAGACGAATTCGAAAGCGTGTATGGGCATCAGGAATGGAAGATGACAAGGTTTCTGCATATATGACATTGTATGAAGTTCTGCTAGCCATATCCAAGCTGTGCGCGCCTTATGCCCCGTATATTTCAGAAGAGATATATCGATCCTTAACAGGAAAAGAGAGCGTACATCTCGAAGATTATCCAGTTGCAGAAGAAGAGATGATACTTCCTGAACTCGAGAAGGAAATGCAGAACGTAATTGATATTGTATCACTTGCGAGAGCCGCACGAAACGAGGTGCAGATCAAGATACGACAGCCACTTAGAACACTTTATGTTCCAGCATCATTACAGGATGTTGTTCAACGCATGGAAGCGCTTATCATCGAAGAGATAAATGTCCATGATATTGAATGCGTGGAAGACACATCTTGCTTTATGGACTATAGTGTTAAACCAGATTATAAAGTCCTTGGACCACTTTATGGTAAACATATGTCGCACATTGCTCAGGCACTTAAGAACATGGATGCCAACCACCTGATTGCCGTTTTGAACAAGGAAGGCGTCTATCATCTTGATATCGACACAAATGAAATCAAGCTTACGAAAGAGAGCCTGCAGATAGAAACTCAAAACAAAGAAGGTTACGTGTACGGTGAAGAAGGTGATGTGTTTGTGGCTTTGAACACACGCATTGATCAAGAGCTTCTTCTCGAAGGAAATGCACGAGAGCTGGTGAATAAAATTCAGTTTATGCGAAAAAAAGAGGATTTCGACATCATGGACAGGATTAAGATATCGTTCTACACGGAATCCGGGGATGTAAAAGAAACCTTTGAGAAATTTGCGTCTTATATTAAGAAAGAAACCTTAGCCAAAGAGATCATTGAAATCGAAAGTCCAGAAGGCATGAAAAACTGGAATGTTAATGATAACGAGGTTTTTCTTAGTGTGAAAACAGTTTCATAA
- the rodA gene encoding rod shape-determining protein RodA — MGSTDIIQKFDWKLMLVLILLLIFGTLALYSASVQKIGEKVVVSDYYVKQLIWIAIGVGVFLTILYIPDVILDLVVVPYNIIVLLMLIVVLILPAIKGVHRWISLGNISLQPSEFAKLGVILLLAKVFSTKYIPTTKIVLYGFLIAIIPALLVLRQPDLGSALVFFAILFPMLYFAGVSFFTLFIIITPIVSILVGFNVLYWIVFDVILLLLLILKRVSLFPAGAILIGNAFISLITPYIWWSLHEYQRNRILAFINPKFDVLGSGYQIIQSKIAVGSGGIFGKGFLQGTQKNLNFLPEQHSDFIFSVIGEELGFVGCFILLILFVVLLWRIVIILRKIRINKRRLIIAGILSYFIFQIIVNIGMNIGIIPVVGIPLPFISYGGSSLLVSMASMGLIFKYARERSFV; from the coding sequence ATGGGTTCCACAGATATCATTCAAAAATTTGACTGGAAGCTTATGCTTGTGCTTATCCTTCTTTTGATTTTTGGCACGTTAGCTCTTTACAGTGCGTCTGTACAGAAAATCGGAGAAAAGGTTGTTGTAAGCGATTATTATGTAAAGCAGCTTATTTGGATCGCCATTGGAGTTGGTGTCTTTCTTACTATTCTCTATATCCCTGATGTGATTTTGGATCTGGTGGTCGTTCCTTATAACATTATTGTTTTATTAATGTTGATAGTAGTTCTGATCCTGCCTGCGATCAAGGGCGTGCACCGTTGGATAAGCCTGGGAAATATTTCTCTTCAACCGTCTGAGTTTGCAAAACTTGGTGTCATACTCCTTCTTGCAAAGGTATTTTCAACAAAGTATATTCCCACAACCAAAATTGTATTATACGGTTTTCTCATAGCTATTATACCAGCGCTTCTTGTATTAAGGCAACCTGATCTGGGCAGTGCGCTGGTATTTTTTGCGATTCTGTTCCCGATGCTCTATTTTGCTGGCGTCTCCTTCTTCACGTTGTTTATTATTATTACACCGATTGTGAGCATCCTTGTTGGATTCAATGTGTTGTATTGGATCGTTTTTGATGTGATACTCCTTCTTCTGCTTATACTAAAAAGAGTTTCTCTTTTTCCCGCGGGTGCCATCCTTATTGGAAATGCCTTTATTTCTTTGATAACACCGTACATATGGTGGAGCTTGCACGAGTATCAAAGGAACAGGATTCTTGCGTTTATAAATCCGAAATTTGATGTACTTGGAAGCGGATATCAGATCATACAGTCCAAAATTGCAGTAGGATCAGGCGGGATTTTTGGAAAGGGTTTCTTGCAGGGAACTCAAAAGAACTTGAACTTTTTACCAGAACAGCATTCGGATTTTATCTTCTCCGTCATCGGTGAAGAGCTTGGTTTCGTTGGGTGTTTCATATTGCTTATCCTGTTTGTTGTTCTCTTGTGGCGGATCGTGATAATCCTGAGAAAGATCAGAATCAATAAGCGGAGACTTATTATTGCAGGTATTTTATCCTATTTCATTTTTCAGATTATCGTGAATATCGGCATGAATATCGGCATTATTCCTGTCGTTGGAATTCCACTTCCATTTATCAGCTATGGCGGAAGCAGTCTGCTTGTAAGTATGGCTTCGATGGGGCTTATTTTTAAGTATGCACGAGAGCGGAGTTTTGTGTGA
- a CDS encoding D-sedoheptulose 7-phosphate isomerase, which produces MKIKTLFDDALREHKKVIDGLGVFYPKISEIATLLSKALKRDNKILLCGNGGSAADSQHIATEFIVRFRGDFNRRSLPAIALTTDTSLLTACANDYGFDEIFKRQVEGLGNEGDILIGISTSGNSPNVFHAIEYANDHNITTILLAGKDGGTISKIAQHAIVIPHHDTARIQEAHITIGHILCRLTEELVF; this is translated from the coding sequence ATGAAGATAAAAACATTGTTTGATGATGCCCTTCGAGAGCACAAGAAAGTAATTGACGGACTGGGTGTGTTTTATCCAAAAATCAGCGAGATTGCAACCCTACTTTCCAAAGCCTTGAAAAGAGATAATAAGATACTGCTTTGTGGAAATGGCGGAAGCGCTGCAGATTCCCAGCATATTGCAACAGAGTTTATTGTCAGGTTTCGTGGTGATTTCAACAGGCGCTCACTTCCGGCTATCGCACTTACAACAGACACATCCCTTCTTACTGCATGCGCTAATGATTACGGCTTCGACGAAATATTCAAAAGACAGGTCGAAGGATTGGGAAATGAAGGCGACATCCTGATAGGCATCAGCACGAGCGGGAATTCCCCCAATGTTTTTCATGCAATAGAATATGCAAATGATCATAATATAACAACAATTTTATTAGCTGGCAAAGATGGCGGAACGATCTCAAAGATAGCGCAGCATGCGATCGTGATCCCTCATCATGATACTGCCCGGATTCAGGAAGCACATATTACCATAGGACACATTCTGTGTAGACTTACCGAAGAACTCGTTTTTTAA
- a CDS encoding YifB family Mg chelatase-like AAA ATPase yields MFTKLISFSILGIDAIPIEVEVDTKHVSMPYFTMVGLPTNSVKESKDRVTAAIKNNGYKKPARAYTVNLAPADVKKEGVGFDLPIAVGMVTSLQQAYPSPQKLETIGMVGELSLNGEVRPVKGILPTTIAAKEKKLEGLIVPEENAKEAAVVDGISIYPVKTLGECLSFLEDREQIEPLHIDISSLFEKESRETIDMFDVKGQYNVKRALEVAAAGGHNILMIGPPGSGKTMLARRVPTILPQLTLEEALTTTKIHSVAGKTAQEHSLIATRPFRAPHHTISDVALIGGGSYPKPGEVSLAHNGVLFLDELPEFKKTVLEVLRQPLEDGIVTISRAVQSLTFPANFMLVASMNPCPCGYYGSNVEGHTCTCSPTIIQKYVSRISGPLLDRIDIHVEVPAVKYDELSRDPKGEKSVEIQKRVNAARKVQHKRFEFAKKIFSNADMESKQIREFCRIDDEGKKLMKIAIEKLGLSARAYDRILKVSRTIADLENSNQITPAHISEAIQYRSLDRKYWI; encoded by the coding sequence ATGTTCACAAAATTAATTTCTTTTTCAATTTTAGGCATCGACGCCATTCCGATTGAGGTTGAAGTTGATACCAAGCATGTTTCTATGCCCTATTTCACGATGGTTGGCTTGCCGACTAACTCTGTGAAAGAGAGCAAGGACAGGGTGACTGCAGCCATAAAAAATAATGGTTATAAGAAACCTGCACGTGCTTATACTGTGAATCTAGCTCCTGCTGATGTAAAAAAAGAGGGTGTAGGTTTTGATCTGCCGATTGCTGTGGGGATGGTCACTTCGCTTCAACAGGCATATCCAAGCCCGCAAAAACTGGAAACAATCGGCATGGTTGGAGAGCTATCTCTCAACGGAGAGGTTCGTCCGGTTAAGGGAATTTTACCCACAACGATTGCAGCGAAAGAAAAAAAGCTCGAAGGGCTGATCGTTCCTGAAGAAAATGCAAAAGAAGCTGCAGTCGTTGACGGCATATCGATCTATCCGGTAAAAACCCTTGGAGAATGTCTTTCATTTCTGGAAGATAGAGAACAAATAGAACCGCTTCATATTGATATTTCTTCTCTGTTTGAAAAGGAATCAAGGGAAACGATCGACATGTTCGATGTGAAGGGTCAATACAATGTAAAACGAGCTCTCGAAGTAGCAGCAGCCGGTGGTCATAATATCCTGATGATCGGTCCACCGGGTTCAGGCAAAACCATGCTTGCAAGAAGGGTACCAACGATACTACCCCAGCTTACTCTGGAGGAAGCGCTGACAACAACAAAAATACACTCTGTTGCCGGCAAAACAGCACAGGAACATTCTCTTATTGCAACACGACCGTTTAGGGCTCCGCATCATACAATTAGTGATGTTGCCCTTATAGGTGGCGGAAGTTATCCAAAACCGGGAGAAGTTTCGCTTGCACACAACGGCGTGCTCTTTTTGGACGAACTTCCGGAGTTCAAGAAAACAGTATTAGAGGTGCTCAGACAGCCATTGGAAGACGGTATCGTTACGATCTCAAGAGCAGTACAATCCCTTACATTTCCTGCAAACTTCATGCTCGTAGCATCAATGAATCCCTGCCCATGCGGGTATTATGGAAGTAATGTTGAAGGGCATACATGTACCTGCTCACCTACGATAATTCAGAAATATGTCTCACGAATATCAGGACCGCTTCTCGACAGAATCGATATACACGTAGAAGTGCCTGCCGTCAAATATGATGAGTTATCTCGAGATCCGAAGGGCGAGAAATCTGTTGAAATTCAGAAACGGGTAAACGCAGCAAGAAAAGTTCAACATAAACGCTTCGAATTTGCAAAGAAGATATTTTCCAATGCAGACATGGAATCGAAGCAGATCCGTGAATTCTGCAGGATCGACGATGAAGGAAAGAAGTTGATGAAGATCGCAATTGAAAAATTGGGACTCTCGGCACGGGCTTACGACCGTATTCTCAAGGTTTCGAGAACGATTGCAGACCTTGAAAACAGCAACCAGATAACACCAGCTCATATCAGTGAAGCAATTCAATATAGGAGTCTCGACAGGAAATACTGGATATAA